A window of the Xenopus laevis strain J_2021 chromosome 9_10L, Xenopus_laevis_v10.1, whole genome shotgun sequence genome harbors these coding sequences:
- the pard6b.L gene encoding partitioning defective 6 homolog beta, translated as MNRGHRAAGTSSRSLGTVEVKSKFGAEFRRFALEKTKPGKFDEFYGLLQHVHKIPNVEVLVGYADIHGDLLPINNDDNYLKAITTANPLLRIFLQRKEEADYSAFGTDTLTKKKTVLSTVLHPELNKKKPHIVISMPKDFRPVSSIIDVDILPETHRRVRLYKHGMDKPLGFYIRDGSSVRMTPHGLEKVPGIFISRLVPGGLAQSTGLLAVNDEVLEVNGIEVSGKSLDQVTDMMIANSHNLIITVRPANQRNNIVRNSRNSGSSGQSTDSSTSMQGHVAPPQIVQNYVPEDAESDDEDIIIEEDGDPQQIPKAIPTSESLESLSRMEMYDSSQNGYIPTNTYRMHLRTTGGSMEQLGNNHDKKIFEEDGTILTL; from the exons TTTGGGGCAGAATTCCGACGCTTTGCTTTGGAAAAGACCAAACCGGGAAAATTTGACGAATTCTATGGATTACTCCAACACGTGCACAAAATCCCAAATGTGGAAGTATTGGTGGGCTACGCAGATATTCACGGGGACTTGTTGCCTATTAACAATGATGACAATTATCTTAAAGCAATAACTACGGCGAACCCCTTGCTCCGGATATTTCTGCAGAGAAAAG AGGAGGCCGATTACAGTGCATTCGGCACAGACACTTTAACCAAAAAGAAGACTGTCCTTTCAACAGTGTTGCACCCGGAGCTGAACAAAAAGAAGCCGCACATAGTTATAAGCATGCCAAAAGATTTCAGACCTGTTTCATCAATCATTGACGTAGACATACTCCCCGAAACCCACCGCCGGGTTCGGCTCTACAAGCACGGCATGGATAAACCTCTTGGCTTCTACATACGTGATGGCTCCAGTGTCCGAATGACCCCACATGGATTAGAGAAAGTGCCCGGGATTTTTATATCACGGCTTGTACCTGGTGGACTTGCACAGAGCACTGGCTTGCTGGCCGTCAACGACGAGGTCCTTGAAGTCAACGGGATTGAAGTTTCCGGAAAGAGCCTTGACCAAGTGACTGATATGATGATTGCAAACAGTCACAACCTTATTATAACAGTAAGACCTGCCAACCAGAGGAACAATATTGTTCGAAACAGCCGGAATTCGGGAAGCTCTGGGCAGTCTACGGACAGCAGCACAAGTATGCAGGGCCACGTTGCCCCTCCGCAGATTGTGCAGAACTATGTTCCGGAAGATGCTGAGAGCGACGATGAGGACATTATCATCGAAGAGGATGGTGACCCCCAACAGATTCCCAAAGCCATTCCCACCAGCGAGAGCTTGGAATCTTTATCACGCATGGAAATGTACGATTCATCTCAAAATGGCTACATCCCAACAAACACTTACAGAATGCACCTCCGCACCACAGGGGGCAGCATGGAGCAACTGGGAAATAACCACGATAAAAAAATCTTCGAAGAAGACGGTACCATCCTTACACTGTGA